A window of Littorina saxatilis isolate snail1 linkage group LG7, US_GU_Lsax_2.0, whole genome shotgun sequence contains these coding sequences:
- the LOC138970224 gene encoding piggyBac transposable element-derived protein 4-like, whose product MTELDIKTTSSAKSSKNISVAPVQVMEAVDVVEAAGSLDDPPSGEDETTDEEGPLPPLDDSSPEQSEDEPEEDEPSSQTAKDGTLWQNKIISDVVKCTNIEGRRVKKDAWVPTNDEEIEAVIGMLLFLGTKKHNMLSTEEIWDSSYGHPIIRACMGRRRFQTLMTHMRFDDKSTRNARRERDVFAPFRDVWDKFQKSLKSHYIPGPLLTVDEQLVPFRGRCSFLQYLPSKPDRYGMKVFWIADAEQNFPLYGVPYLGRPAGQERQVNLGRNIAVELATPFFKSGRNVTCDNFFTDLTLSEKLLKNGMTLVGTVRANKRFLPDSLKTKKHLALNDKDLA is encoded by the exons ATGACAGAATTAGACATCAAAACAACATCGTCAGCGAAAAGTAGCAAGAATATCTCCGTCGCACCAG TGCAGGTGATGGAGGCAGTAGATGTTGTTGAGGCTGCTGGAAGCCTCGATGACCCTCCCAGTGGCGAGGATGAAACTACTGACGAGGAGGGCCCTCTGCCACCACTTGATGACTCTTCCCCTGAGCAGTCTGAGGATGAACCAGAGGAGGATGAGCCTTCTTCCCAGACTGCAAAGGATGGCACTCTGTGGCAAA acaAGATTATATCTGATGTAGTCAAGTGCACCAACATTGAGGGTAGGAGGGTAAAAAAGGATGCATGGGTTCCGACTAATGACGAGGAGATTGAAGCTGTCATTGGCATGTTGCTTTTCTTGGGCACCAAGAAGCACAACATGCTTTCTACCGAGGAGATATGGGACTCTAGCTATGGCCACCCCATTATTCGGGCATGTATGGGTCGGAGAAGGTTCCAAACCCTCATGACCCACATGCGGTTTGATGACAAGTCAACAAGAAATGccaggagagagagggatgtcTTTGCTCCATTCAGGGATGTCTGGGATAAGTTCCAGAAATCACTCAAGAGCCATTACATCCCAGGTCCTCTGCTGACTGTCGATGAACAACTTGTTCCATTCCGAGGCAGGTGTTCTTTTCTCCAATACCTCCCATCAAAACCAGACAGGTATGGGATGAAAGTGTTCTGGATCGCTGATGCAGAGCAAAACTTCCCTCTGTACGGTGTCCCATATCTGGGTCGACCAGCTGGTCAAGAGAGGCAGGTTAATCTTGGCCGAAACATTGCCGTTGAGCTGGCCACCCCATTCTTCAAGAGTGGAAGGAATGTCACTTGTGACAATTTCTTCACTGATCTCACGCTATCTGAGAAACTCTTGAAGAATGGCATGACTCTCGTCGGTACAGTGCGGGCAAACAAGCGCTTCTTGCCTGACTCGCTCAAAACAAAGAAGCACCTTGCCTTGAACGACA AGGACCTTGCCTAA
- the LOC138971999 gene encoding uncharacterized protein, with amino-acid sequence MSLSGIEIVDFDDHKSASSSHGDQDAKEKEPADIETEGQESYPSHVNPTGAEAHYGEEASKQVPYVLTERPQRSVKPNPQNVLEYGLSRKSSYIKTANDLSVFVNLAMEELDRSVSPGRADELLTELRDRHQALIEKIRALREFQLDSEYQSSHETLVERCNTIGDQLMSLISPSDRSGGEVQDFTQRRALSVHSLKSTSSTGSKRLILKSDLAAMRVRQQARTELEQRQRAVLEMQRRIEEEDAQRKVQEAQEEAQRKVQEAQEEAQRKVQEAQEEAQRKVQEAQEEVQRKVQEAEKTRKLNEMKDRLSRLKTENEQVMMNVELEAIQAAAAVLDEEYKDENHSSLSELPALNRVHDLYLGRTGGGLVPGADVVAADRSFNATSDSHPQGDKFQGIRQNSKPQDTRKETMLTSQQNPFPARKENPQHYNGTTYYGAPPHWNQDYSYDQRLSNQALPFVPANANPSSDPHSAESQTLVKSLAEALTISRLPIPRPTVFKGDPLAYPAWIAAFQHLVRSDAVRPEDKMLILRDHVEGPAKEAVGDLYYELSETSYTRALDILKDRFGEDYTISESLKEKLESWPEIKSNDCTALTSFTDYLRQCQAMSKKIRGLSILDDPSYINRLVQKMPRPLMHTWSRKVEAMKRETRLYPSFQYFVDFLHFESSALKHVPLLGPKKPVVQDPAADKAGRSVGSFSTNLHSQEEGQCEAAAAEEKSNSNDSASQGQFRKPTCLFCKEMHFLSQCQKFASIPYRERKETAMKERLCFRCLRSTHRARDCKLTVTCQKCKGKHVTGMHDPDYNPNSKENNHAEQAQRASAYCTVGQERVETDVDAPRCLKTENSDEQHVAGRFYSLYIPVYVSARSHPEKEELVYAMLDTMSDTSFVLDTVAERLDLDKRDAVLTLSTLTTSKETVRCHALSDLRVRAYNAQDFIDVPTAYSQEELCVDKRHVPTCEVVKNIPHLSHLSEQFPPFLDVPIGLLLGVNVSEALRPLQIEYGDPGLPYAQRTRLGWGILGQMPANYNKEPDHAAQVFRIKQEKTAGSSLHNGSIGFRTKEATNEQLIKMMEQDFACPNEQPLSQEDHRFIKILTENTKVNDEGHYELPLPFKQDDPKLPNNRHVALRRLMNLKRRFQKDDHHFLLYKNFVQDMVKQGDAEIIPNDELQTDSCWYIPHHGVYNPNKPGKVRVVFDCAAQCQGTNINDHLLTGPDLLNSLIGVLCRFRLKPVAVTCDVERMFHQFHVTPRHRDYLRFLWWPDNDLNQEPKDYRMRVHLFGAASSPGCANFALRRLAQDNSHLNPQAAEFIQRDFYVDDGLHSNDNVSDAVDVLEGARQICKEGSLRLHKIASNEPKVLTSFPPSEVVQTVQVSKDLKTEGSAERALGVRWTLATDSLNFLNKPNNQPSTKRGVLSTVASIFDPLGLISPVVLRGRMILQEACKSGLNWDQALPVELAVKWSEWLRDVTALSTISIPRYYFPESVLPWRLVEFHHFADASTVGYGECSYLRIVDKQGRPHCAVVMAKSKVAPVRSVTVPRLELQAAVLSVKIARFLQREFAHLHALHHFWSDSRVVLGYLYNESKRFHTFVANRIQQILEFSKPQQWHHVASKENPADHASRGLSVAELKNSNWHSGPEFLKREPVAYEVPDVTVADDDTEVKAYQTKVKVEKHNDCEEIVRRFSSLNRLVRVVTRLLSWAKRARQRRMTRAAATPLSLTSQDLAFQQIVISIQEQHYPSGQRMTHPELRRLDAFTDHKGVLRVGGRIDHSSDTYEVKHPIILPKDSHISLLLARHHHTKVAHMGRTTTISSLLSSGIWICGARKVVSSIIHRCIHCARIRGRPSSQKMANLPSDRVEAAPPFTNTGLDCFGPFEVKDGRRNVKRYGLILTCLASRAVHLETLEDLSTDAFICGLRRFIAIRGNVKLIRCDRGTNFIGADRELRQAFKEMDKMKVDEAMLQRGCVFAFNPPSASHFGGVWERLIRTVRQVLAGLLCEHSEKLSTVTLATLLHEVAAIINNRPLCTQDLEDPTSLDPLTPNHLLTLKPEPVFPPPGEFKRQDLYSRKRWRRVQYLAEQFWARWRGEYIASLQRRRKWFHQKDVPKEDDVVLLMDEGTPRGSWKLARVKKVYPGHDGLVRSVQIQLGVTSKDRKGNLVVHHTSLDRPIHKLIPLSVCDK; translated from the coding sequence ATGTCTTTATCTGGTATCGAGATCGTGGACTTTGACGACCATAAATCCGCTTCCAGCAGTCATGGTGATCAAGACGCCAAGGAAAAGGAGCCTGCTGACATTGAGACTGAGGGTCAAGAGAGTTATCCTTCTCACGTCAACCCCACTGGCGCCGAGGCTCACTATGGAGAAGAAGCCTCCAAACAAGTTCCCTACGTCTTGACAGAACGTCCCCAGCGCTCAGTGAAGCCTAACCCTCAGAACGTACTAGAATATGGACTGTCCAGAAAGAGTTCCTACATCAAGACGGCTAACGATCTCAGCGTTTTCGTCAACCTCGCCATGGAGGAACTCGATCGAAGCGTCTCTCCTGGTAGAGCAGATGAACTTCTCACAGAACTCAGAGATCGTCATCAAGCCCTGATAGAGAAAATCCGAGCCTTGAGGGAGTTTCAGTTGGACTCAGAATACCAGTCATCACATGAAACTCTTGTCGAGCGCTGCAATACTATTGGTGATCAACTCATGTCTCTGATCTCACCTTCCGATAGGTCAGGAGGCGAGGTCCAGGATTTTACTCAGCGCAGAGCACTGAGTGTACACAGCTTGAAGTCGACTTCATCTACAGGCTCGAAAAGGCTAATTTTGAAGTCAGACCTTGCTGCCATGAGAGTGCGTCAGCAAGCTAGGACCGAGTTGGAGCAGAGACAAAGAGCTGTATTAGAAATGCAGCGAAGAATAGAGGAAGAGGATGCTCAAAGGAAAGTACAGGAAGCCCAAGAGGAGGCTCAAAGGAAAGTACAGGAAGCCCAAGAGGAGGCTCAAAGGAAAGTACAGGAAGCCCAAGAGGAGGCTCAAAGGAAAGTACAGGAAGCCCAAGAGGAGGTTCAAAGGAAAGTACAGGAAGCAGAGAAAACGAGAAAACTGAACGAGATGAAAGACCGGCTGTCGAGACTTAAGACAGAAAATGAGCAAGTCATGATGAATGTGGAATTGGAAGCTATTCAAGCTGCTGCCGCTGTCCTTGATGAAGAGTATAAGGATGAAAATCACTCTTCACTGTCCGAGCTtccagcgctgaatcgagtgcATGACCTGTACCTTGGTCGCACTGGTGGAGGTCTGGTGCCAGGAGCTGACGTAGTCGCGGCTGATAGATCTTTTAATGCTACGTCTGACTCGCACCCCCAGGGTGACAAGTTCCAAGGCATCAGGCAAAACAGCAAGCCTCAAGACACACGTAAAGAGACCATGCTTACATCTCAGCAAAACCCATTTCCTGCAAGGAAGGAAAACCCACAGCATTACAACGGCACGACGTATTATGGTGCGCCTCCTCACTGGAACCAGGACTACTCTTATGACCAGCGTCTGTCCAACCAAGCTCTTCCCTTCGTGCCCGCAAACGCAAACCCTAGCTCCGACCCGCATTCGGCAGAGTCGCAAACTCTGGTGAAGTCTCTAGCGGAGGCTCTCACAATATCGAGACTTCCTATTCCACGGCCTACTGTTTTCAAGGGAGATCCGCTGGCTTACCCAGCCTGGATTGCGGCATTTCAACACCTAGTCCGCAGCGACGCCGTGAGGCCTGAAGACAAGATGCTAATCCTGAGAGACCACGTAGAAGGCCCGGCGAAGGAGGCTGTGGGTGACCTGTATTACGAACTCAGCGAAACATCATACACGAGAGCCTTGGACATCTTGAAGGACCGCTTCGGTGAAGATTATACGATCTCGGAGTCCCTCAAGGAGAAGCTGGAGAGCTGGCCAGAGATAAAGTCAAATGACTGTACCGCACTGACCAGCTTCACCGACTACTTGCGTCAATGTCAAGCGATGTCCAAGAAGATTCGAGGTCTGAGCATTCTTGATGACCCGTCGTACATCAACAGGCTGGTTCAGAAGATGCCTCGTCCGCTCATGCACACCTGGTCACGGAAAGTGGAAGCCATGAAGAGAGAAACCCGCTTGTACCCTAGTTTCCAATACTTCGTCGACTTTCTTCACTTTGAAAGTAGCGCCCTCAAGCACGTGCCCTTGCTGGGGCCTAAGAAGCCAGTGGTGCAGGACCCGGCAGCGGACAAAGCAGGCAGATCGGTCGGCAGTTTCAGCACCAACCTACACTCCCAAGAAGAAGGTCAATGCGAGGCAGCTGCTGCTGAAGAGAAGTCAAACTCGAACGACTCTGCAAGTCAAGGTCAATTTAGAAAGCCGACTTGCCTATTCTGCAAGGAGATGCACTTCCTATCTCAGTGCCAGAAATTCGCATCAATCCCCTACAGGGAAAGAAAGGAGACTGCAATGAAGGAGCGCCTGTGCTTCAGGTGTCTCCGTTCCACCCACCGTGCACGAGACTGCAAGTTGACCGTTACTTGCCAAAAATGCAAAGGAAAACATGTCACCGGGATGCACGACCCTGATTATAACCCTAATTCTAAAGAGAACAACCATGCGGAACAAGCCCAGAGAGCAAGTGCGTATTGCACTGTAGGTCAAGAACGGGTGGAGACAGATGTCGATGCACCGAGGTGCCTGAAAACTGAAAATTCTGACGAGCAACACGTCGCAGGAAGATTCTACTCCCTGTACATTCCTGTCTACGTCTCCGCAAGGTCCCATCCCGAGAAGGAAGAACTAGTATACGCCATGCTAGACACCATGAGCGACACGTCCTTTGTCCTTGACACAGTAGCTGAAAGGCTTGACCTTGATAAACGAGATGCTGTCCTCACCCTCTCGACACTCACGACGTCCAAAGAAACCGTACGGTGTCACGCCCTTTCAGACCTGAGAGTAAGAGCATACAACGCCCAAGACTTCATTGACGTCCCGACAGCATACTCTCAAGAAGAACTCTGTGTGGACAAAAGACACGTTCCCACTTGTGAAGTCGTGAAAAACATTCCTCATCTGAGCCATCTGAGTGAGCAGTTCCCGCCCTTCCTTGACGTTCCCATAGGTCTCTTGTTGGGAGTGAACGTTTCAGAAGCGCTGCGCCCCCTACAGATTGAGTACGGTGACCCAGGTTTGCCATACGCCCAGAGAACGCGACTTGGATGGGGCATACTTGGGCAGATGCCCGCCAACTACAACAAGGAACCTGACCATGCCGCTCAAGTGTTTCGCATCAAACAGGAAAAGACAGCAGGAAGCTCACTGCACAATGGGTCGATCGGGTTTCGCACAAAGGAAGCCACAAATGAACAACTGATCAAGATGATGGAACAAGACTTTGCCTGCCCTAACGAACAGCCGTTATCACAAGAAGACCATCGATTCATAAAGATCCTGACTGAGAACACCAAGGTCAATGATGAGGGACATTATGAGCTGCCTCTCCCTTTCAAGCAAGACGACCCAAAACTGCCAAACAACCGCCATGTCGCGCTACGCCGACTCATGAACCTTAAACGAAGGTTTCAGAAAGATGACCATCACTTTCTTTTGTACAAAAACTTTGTTCAAGATATGGTCAAGCAGGGCGATGCTGAGATTATCCCCAACGACGAGCTACAGACAGACTCCTGCTGGTACATTCCGCACCATGGGGTTTACAACCCTAACAAACCAGGCAAAGTGAGGGTGGTGTTTGACTGCGCCGCTCAATGTCAAGGAACAAATATCAACGACCACCTTCTGACAGGCCCTGACTTGTTGAATTCACTCATCGGAGTTCTCTGCCGGTTCAGACTGAAACCCGTGGCAGTGACATGCGACGTTGAACGCATGTTTCACCAGTTCCATGTTACTCCAAGACACCGAGACTACCTACGATTCTTGTGGTGGCCTGACAACGACCTAAACCAGGAGCCAAAGGATTACAGGATGAGAGTCCACCTGTTTGGAGCGGCATCGTCACCAGGCTGCGCAAATTTTGCCCTGAGGCGGCTGGCTCAGGACAACTCCCATCTCAACCCACAGGCTGCAGAGTTCATCCAGAGAGACTTCTACGTTGATGACGGCCTCCACTCAAACGACAACGTTTCAGATGCCGTTGATGTCCTTGAAGGCGCACGTCAAATCTGCAAGGAAGGAAGTCTGAGGCTGCACAAAATAGCCTCAAACGAACCCAAGGTGCTGACGAGTTTCCCCCCTTCAGAAGTTGTTCAAACTGTTCAGGTGAGCAAGGACCTGAAAACAGAAGGCTCAGCGGAAAGAGCTCTGGGAGTGAGATGGACTCTTGCGACAGACTCTTTGAACTTTCTCaacaaaccaaacaaccaaccatcGACAAAGAGGGGCGTACTTTCTACGGTCGCCTCCATATTCGATCCCCTCGGACTGATCTCACCCGTGGTGCTCAGGGGAAGAATGATTCTGCAAGAGGCCTGCAAGAGTGGTCTTAATTGGGACCAAGCACTTCCTGTCGAGCTGGCAGTAAAGTGGAGTGAGTGGCTACGAGACGTCACTGCCCTTTCAACGATATCCATCCCACGCTACTACTTCCCTGAGTCAGTCTTGCCATGGCGCCTGGTAGAGTTTCACCACTTTGCAGATGCCTCCACTGTCGGTTATGGAGAGTGCTCCTACCTCAGGATTGTTGACAAACAAGGAAGACCTCACTGCGCCGTCGTCATGGCCAAATCTAAGGTGGCTCCCGTCCGTTCTGTCACTGTGCCACGTCTTGAACTTCAGGCTGCTGTCCTCTCAGTGAAGATCGCTCGCTTTCTGCAAAGGGAGTTTGCACATCTCCACGCTCTACATCACTTTTGGTCTGATTCGAGAGTCGTACTTGGCTACCTGTACAATGAAAGCAAGAGATTCCACACGTTTGTGGCCAATCGCATCCAGCAAATCCTGGAGTTCAGCAAGCCCCAACAATGGCATCATGTGGCATCGAAGGAAAACCCTGCTGATCACGCTTCCAGAGGCTTGAGCGTGGCTGAATTGAAGAACTCGAACTGGCATTCAGGACCTGAATTTCTCAAGCGTGAACCAGTGGCATATGAGGTGCCAGACGTTACAGTCGCTGATGATGACACTGAAGTCAAAGCGTACCAAACAAAGGTCAAGGTTGAGAAACACAACGACTGCGAAGAAATCGTCAGGAGATTTTCATCACTGAACAGACTGGTCCGGGTTGTCACACGTCTGTTGTCATGGGCCAAACGAGCTCGACAAAGAAGAATGACAAGAGCAGCTGCCACGCCCTTGTCGTTAACGTCACAAGATTTGGCCTTCCAGCAAATCGTCATCAGCATCCAAGAGCAGCACTACCCCTCAGGTCAAAGAATGACTCATCCGGAGCTGCGTCGGCTTGACGCCTTTACGGATCACAAGGGTGTTTTGAGAGTGGGTGGACGAATCGATCACTCTTCAGACACGTACGAAGTAAAGCACCCCATCATCCTCCCCAAGGACAGTCACATTTCACTGCTGCTGGCTAGACACCATCACACCAAGGTTGCACATATGGGAAGAACAACCACTATTAGCTCTCTTTTGTCCAGTGGTATCTGGATATGTGGCGCCAGAAAGGTCGTTTCGTCAATCATACATCGGTGCATTCACTGCGCCCGAATAAGAGGAAGACCAAGCTCTCAGAAAATGGCCAATCTTCCCAGTGACAGAGTCGAAGCCGCCCCGCCCTTCACAAACACTGGTCTTGACTGTTTCGGCCCTTTCGAAGTCAAGGACGGAAGAAGGAATGTGAAGAGATACGGCCTTATATTGACATGCCTCGCCTCCAGAGCCGTCCACTTAGAGACACTGGAAGACCTCTCCACTGACGCCTTCATCTGTGGGCTCCGAAGATTCATTGCCATACGCGGTAATGTGAAGCTGATACGCTGTGACAGGGGCACCAATTTCATTGGTGCTGACAGAGAGCTACGCCAAGCCTTCAAGGAGATGGACAAGATGAAAGTTGACGAGGCCATGCTACAGAGGGGATGCGTGTTCGCCTTCAACCCTCCATCCGCCAGTCATTTCGGTGGAGTGTGGGAGAGGCTCATTCGTACTGTCCGTCAAGTCCTCGCGGGCTTGCTGTGTGAACACTCTGAAAAGCTGTCGACTGTGACGCTCGCCACTCTTCTACACGAGGTCGCCGCCATCATCAACAACCGGCCCTTGTGTACACAGGATCTGGAAGATCCCACCTCCCTCGACCCTTTGACCCCCAATCACCTTCTGACACTCAAACCCGAGCCCGTGTTTCCCCCTCCTGGCGAGTTCAAGAGACAGGATCTGTACTCCAGAAAACGATGGCGTCGTGTGCAGTACCTCGCTGAACAGTTTTGGGCTCGTTGGAGAGGAGAGTACATTGCGTCTCTGCAGAGGCGCCGTAAGTGGTTCCACCAGAAGGATGTCCCGAAGGAAGACGACGTCGTTCTGCTGATGGACGAAGGGACCCCACGCGGCTCCTGGAAGCTCGCCAGAGTGAAGAAGGTCTATCCAGGTCATGACGGGCTGGTTCGCTCGGTCCAAATCCAGCTGGGTGTGACTAGCAAGGACCGCAAGGGAAACCTGGTTGTCCACCATACATCGCTCGACAGGCCTATTCACAAACTGATACCGTTGTCTGTATGCGACAAGTGA